The Polyodon spathula isolate WHYD16114869_AA chromosome 45, ASM1765450v1, whole genome shotgun sequence region attccagtcgagggacctcttcatctttaacacacGCCAGCTCTGTAACCTGCTTTAGACTCGCACACCACTCCTGGTCACAGGACTCCTCTTGTGTGTAAACGGCTTCTATCCTTGGCCCCTCCTGTGCTTCAGATTGAGGAATGCTCTCTTTGGGATCTGTGTGAAAGAAAATTGCACAAGTTTTTAATTCTAACCATCTCGCTACTATCCCGTGCACACGACTTCCTATCTTGCGTGGAATTGCATTACTTTCAATACTTCGTTGAGCACAAGGGGGCTTCAATAAATACTTACCGATTTAAATATCACCCTACCATGTGACAGTTTGGGATATTCAGTCCACTTAAGAGAGCAGggaggtgtttattttttcaattatttttatatataattattagttgAATAAACCGCTACTGAATAAGACAGTTATGATACCTACTTTGCAGATAGATAGCGAATCCTCACTACTGCCTTAAAGTTAACTTTTAGCTCTGGATTCATCGCTTAACAAGAAAATAGCctaataatcaagaaaaacaggATCTCCCGGATACTTGAAACTCTGTTAACGAGGGGCTTCAACCTGTAAACAAAACGCTGGGGCaattcacataaaataaatagaaaaacacttGAGCGCTGCGTTTAATCCTTTTCTGCCCCATATGCAGCTCCCCCAGTGTACTCACAACTATACTGCATGTATTGTGCATCACAGTTTACATGGAAGGGCAGCTCTGAACATAAATGATCAGTCAAATGCTGCAGATTCATAATTGAGTGAGAGCAATTTATAATACGTCATTTTTGTGTTCGGAAACAAACCCTCAAACATTTGGTAATATTATCGtgcacattatattatatatatattttattatgtttgaaagtgtatataatgcatataaactCATACAATGGGGTGCCGTGCAGTCCAGTATAGAGGAGGGCTGTGAGGTTTGCAGGTGCTCTCTGAACAGGTGTGTCCCGAGGGGGCGTCGGAAGGGGGTCAGCGGCTCTTGTAACAAACGTTTCCACAGTAGATCAGCCCCCGAGCACATGCTTTTAGTTAATTTGTCTGTCTGTTGCATTAACCACAGGGGAAGTCATATTGGAAACATGTCAAGACACAAAAAATGATGCCTGATATGTGAAGTTTAATAAATGGGATTAATACATAATTTCATAAGTTCTGCGATAATTCAAATCAAAGCACTTTATATGCAATCTGAAATGACACACTAACAGTCCTGTTTCCTTTTCTTCAGTGAGAACGGATCAGCCTCGCTCACAGGAAGTTTCTGAGATGGAAGCAGCTCACATCAGCCCAGAGCTTCCTATTCGATGGGTTGTTTCTGCAAACAGGACTGTTGAGATCAAGGAGGAAGTGACTGAGCTGGGGTGCGACCAGGCCAATGAGCGGATCCTGCAGGAGGAAACACCACCTTCTAGCATCGCTGAGAGAGGTGAGGGAAACTGGAATGCAGATCTGTAGAGGGGAGGGGGCTTCATTGAAATAGGGGACGAAAGCTTGTGAAATACTATGTAAGGGAGTCATTCGTTTTTGTTTGGCTTCTTCACTGTACTACACCATAAAtgtgttgacagtccagtttgtttacattacccaTCAataatttacccccccccccctttttgaaACCTGCTTGTTACAATACCATGTCACTATATGACAATACTATTGACGACTTAATTTACATGGAAACAGTATTTCTGTCTAAAGTATTGTAAACTGGACTGTTTTTATGATCCAACTAACATAGGTTTTAATGTTTGCAGGACCTAATGTACATGTAAATATCCTTAAACGTGCTCAAGACAAGTTTTTCATTATGTTAAGTGTCTATTATTTAAATAGGTCTTCAGGGTACAGCTAACTGAACTGAGACACAGTTACGAAACAAAtttatctaaatatttaaaaataatgttgcaCCCGGTAGATATCAATGCTAAGACAGCATACATCCGTTCAGTATTCAGCCACTTCTGTCAGGGTCTCGCTTCTATCTGAAGACTGATTGTCATGCCATGCTCTTTTCTATCAGggctgttttgtttctttaaatgttttggtCACTTCAGAGGTTCGCTCCAGCTCTGTTTACAGCTTTATTGGCCTTTTCTTCTCTGCTTTATTCAgttttgactttttgatttaagGAGTGCATGGTAAACGCTGGTACCTCTTGCATTCGATGCCATGTTGTAATGTGCACACCAAGTAGATGACGACGTACCCAGACCAGTAAGCTgacagagagacgcacacacagagacacgcacacagagacgcacacacagagacgcacacacagagacgcacacaggcaggtactcgggtgaaaaaacacttgtttttattttctcccaaagTGCCGTCAGCCTCCTGGTTCTTTACACGCTtcagactaaccatgcagccacctcagagctacagcatcggaggacaacgcagccctgggcagcttacaggcaagcctgcaggcgcccagccagactacaggggtcactggtgcgcagtgaCCTGAGGACACCCTGACCCACCTAGCCTTGCCGTCTCACGagggacaccacgtgtcacaaggATGCCTTGAGTGgcgtgtgtggtgatgtcacagaccaggaagcagTACGCAGCAGAAAAATAAGACGACAAAATAAATCGGCACGAGggacaaagcaacaaaacacaaaacacacaagtaCCTGTAGGGTTATCGTAAACTGGTAGCAATCGTTTTAATATGTGATTCCTTCTCTCTGTGTGACTGTTCTCGGCTCCAAACACCAACTACTCAGGTGAAGCCTGGTCCTTGTGGATGAGGTCGTTAGGAGTTAATTACACAATTGGCAATCAATTAACCACAATTGTTCAGTTAGGATGGGTTAGGTTGCCAACTAACATAATATAATGCAGTTCATCACAACAATTaatcattcattcatatatatatatatatacacacacacacacaaacgagaaatgaaaaaaaatgaaaataataatacaaataacatgCACATCGCGCATATCATATAAAGGGGTGGGGCACCCTGTCACAAGGACATTGAATAAAAAGATCTTCACGTGAAAATGACCTTTTCCTTCACACTTGTTCATAGGAACAGAGACATAGCTGTATAATGTAAGTACAATATTTGTGGTGTAGCATAACAGGAAAGTATCAATACGTTCATGGTTATGAGAGGACTCTCTTTAGAAGAGTAAATGTTTAAGAGTGCTTTACAATaacctttctttcttttgcttccAAAGGAGAACACAACTCCACTCCATCATCCCAGTGCAAAAGCTCTTCTACTGGCAAACCGCGGTgcaagaaacacagagagaggacaCCCCaagaagaacattttaaaaacgttTTGAACAATTCTGAACCCCGGGGAAACTTGACACTTTTGTCTTGTTCTACTGAAGATGGGAAGAGTTCCCGTCATTTAGGCTCCCCTAAAACTCGCAAGGGAAATCACGCAGGATGGACTCCCTTTCCCTTGTGCTGATTGTGGGAAGACATTCAGTTGTTTATcaaaccttaaaagacaccagcgcaGTCACaaaggagagaaaccgtatcactgtaATGAATGTGAGAAGAGATTCTCTCGATTAGAACATCTTACAcatcaccagcgaattcacacaggagagaaaccgcacCGCTGTAAtgattgtgggaagagcttcactGAATTAGGAAATCTTAAAAAACACCAACGAATTCAtgcaggagagaaaccatatcactgttaTGAATGTGAGATGCGTTTCAATTATTTAGCACATCTTAAAAAACACCAGcaaactcacacaggagagaaaccacaccaCTGTAATGAATGTGGGAGGAGTTTCAATCAAACAGAGagccttaaaagacaccagcgcagtcacacaggagagaaaccacaccaCTGTGATGAATGTGACAAGAGGTTCTCTCGATTAGAACATCTTAAAaatcaccagcgaattcacaggagagaaaccgcacCACTGTAATGAGTGTGGGAAGTGCATTACTGAATTAGGAAGTCTTAAAGAAACGCCAACAAATTCAACAAACAAGCCTGTCTCAAAATCCTGCGTTTACACTTTGAAATAGACAAAATAATAGCATTCCAATCAGGCATCAGAGTTTCAAATTAAACAGACACTTTTAACACATTTACAAAGAAGCAGACACTATTTCACACCCTCACTGGTAAGAGAGAGACTGACTGAaactttaaatattaattaatcaataaacaTCTATTGATGGGGACACATGGCTCTCTGCCAGGACTTAATTACCTTTGTTTCAATGTTGGGGCAGGTCACAGAACTAAACAAATATTCCCTCTATTTGAAAGTTGACCATTTCCTGTCTGCATTACCACAGTAAC contains the following coding sequences:
- the LOC121306026 gene encoding zinc finger protein 436-like, whose amino-acid sequence is MEAAHISPELPIRWVVSANRTVEIKEEVTELGCDQANERILQEETPPSSIAERGPNAPLKLAREITQDGLPFPCADCGKTFSCLSNLKRHQRSHKGEKPYHCNECEKRFSRLEHLTHHQRIHTGEKPHRCNDCGKSFTELGNLKKHQRIHAGEKPYHCYECEMRFNYLAHLKKHQQTHTGEKPHHCNECGRSFNQTESLKRHQRSHTGEKPHHCDECDKRFSRLEHLKNHQRIHRRETAPL